Proteins found in one Arthrobacter sp. U41 genomic segment:
- a CDS encoding mechanosensitive ion channel family protein, with translation MQDVLDPAMPFLAPILAVALAVAAGLLASWLVRRIVLRLNRNQPALRETSRVARLPLRFALCLIGVRIALGLTTDDAEWRRNLDHALQIALIGSLAWMAIAVFLIIETMVLTRYRVDVADNRRARRLRTQVILARRIGVALIVIVALGIAMLTFPAIQALGAGLLASAGVISLVAGLAAQTSLVNVFAGIQLAFTDAIRVDDVVVVQKEWGRIEEITLTYVVVHIWDDRRMILPSTYFTTTPFENWTRRQSEVMGTVEFDLDWRAPVEDMRAELKRVLATTELWDKRVGILQITDATAGFVRVRILVSAADSATLFDLRCLIREELVLFLQQEHPTALPHVRLESLNAASLGSGTTASAQASGPSTKQPGTVSAADEHSRHPADPHDSQLFTGSIEAIQRSRAFTGPGEEVFEDRDKSIAAQN, from the coding sequence ATGCAAGACGTCCTTGACCCCGCCATGCCCTTCCTCGCCCCCATCCTCGCAGTGGCCCTCGCCGTGGCCGCCGGACTCCTCGCCTCCTGGCTGGTGCGCCGGATCGTGCTCCGGCTCAACCGCAACCAGCCCGCCCTCCGCGAGACCTCCCGGGTGGCGCGGCTGCCGTTGCGCTTTGCGCTCTGCCTGATCGGCGTCCGAATCGCCCTGGGCCTGACCACGGACGACGCCGAATGGCGCCGCAACCTTGACCACGCGCTGCAGATCGCGCTGATCGGCTCGCTCGCGTGGATGGCGATCGCGGTCTTCCTCATCATCGAGACCATGGTGCTGACCCGCTACCGGGTGGACGTGGCGGACAACCGCCGCGCCCGCCGGCTGCGCACCCAGGTGATCCTCGCCCGCCGGATCGGCGTGGCCCTGATCGTCATCGTGGCCCTGGGCATTGCGATGCTGACGTTCCCCGCGATCCAGGCCCTCGGCGCCGGCCTGCTGGCCTCCGCCGGCGTGATCTCGCTGGTCGCCGGACTTGCCGCGCAGACCTCGCTGGTCAATGTTTTCGCCGGCATCCAGCTGGCCTTCACGGACGCGATCCGGGTCGACGACGTGGTGGTGGTGCAGAAGGAATGGGGCCGGATCGAGGAGATCACCCTGACCTACGTGGTGGTCCACATCTGGGACGACCGGCGGATGATCCTGCCCTCGACCTACTTCACCACCACCCCGTTCGAGAACTGGACCCGGCGGCAGTCCGAGGTCATGGGCACCGTGGAGTTCGACCTCGACTGGCGCGCCCCGGTCGAGGACATGCGCGCGGAACTCAAACGGGTCCTGGCAACCACCGAGCTCTGGGACAAGCGGGTGGGCATCCTGCAGATCACCGACGCGACCGCGGGCTTCGTGCGGGTCCGCATCCTGGTCAGCGCCGCCGACAGCGCCACGCTCTTTGACCTGCGCTGCCTGATCCGCGAAGAGCTGGTGCTGTTCCTGCAGCAGGAACACCCGACGGCGCTCCCCCACGTCCGGCTCGAATCGCTCAATGCCGCTTCGCTCGGATCCGGTACCACCGCCTCGGCCCAGGCGTCCGGACCCTCCACGAAGCAGCCCGGCACGGTCTCCGCCGCGGACGAACACAGCCGGCACCCCGCCGATCCGCACGACTCCCAGCTGTTCACCGGATCGATCGAGGCGATCCAGCGCTCCCGGGCCTTCACCGGCCCCGGCGAGGAAGTGTTCGAGGACCGGGACAAGAGCATCGCCGCGCAGAACTAG
- a CDS encoding ABC transporter ATP-binding protein, with protein sequence MDEARVHISGFRMDFGDTTVIRDLSFDVHAGETFGFLGSNGSGKTTTIRALLGIYEPTAGILHINGRAFKPEHGDKLGYLPEERGLYKKEKVIDIMTYFGRLKGMERRTAKRWSLEYLDRVALADRASAVLDKLSSGQQQKVQLGVTIMNNPELLILDEPTKGFDPVNRRLLMDIIAEQKEGGATVVMVTHQMEEVERLCDRVILLKDGTAEAYGTIDEVQNKYGGRIVRIRHSGPIPRSPHYEVMLEETNYSELSITDATDEAVILRDLVEADLTIRSFTTTKISLEDIFIRVYGDQNTPSASGAAGTARSPGREGV encoded by the coding sequence ATGGACGAAGCACGGGTCCACATCAGCGGCTTCCGAATGGACTTCGGGGACACCACGGTGATCCGCGATCTGTCCTTCGACGTGCACGCCGGCGAAACCTTCGGATTCCTCGGTAGCAACGGCTCCGGCAAGACCACCACCATCCGGGCGCTGCTGGGCATCTACGAGCCCACCGCCGGAATCCTCCACATCAACGGCCGGGCCTTCAAACCCGAGCACGGCGACAAGCTGGGCTACCTTCCCGAAGAGCGCGGGCTGTACAAGAAGGAAAAGGTCATCGACATCATGACCTACTTCGGCCGGCTCAAAGGGATGGAGCGGCGCACCGCGAAACGCTGGTCGCTCGAGTACCTGGACCGGGTGGCGCTGGCGGACCGCGCCTCCGCCGTGCTGGACAAGCTCTCCAGCGGGCAGCAGCAAAAGGTCCAGCTCGGCGTCACCATCATGAACAACCCCGAGCTGCTGATCCTGGACGAACCCACGAAGGGCTTCGACCCGGTCAACCGGCGCCTGCTGATGGACATCATCGCCGAGCAGAAGGAGGGCGGTGCCACCGTGGTCATGGTGACCCACCAGATGGAGGAGGTGGAGCGGCTCTGCGACCGGGTCATCCTGCTCAAGGACGGCACCGCGGAAGCCTACGGGACGATCGACGAGGTACAGAACAAGTACGGCGGCCGCATCGTCCGGATCAGGCACAGCGGCCCCATCCCCCGTTCCCCCCACTACGAGGTGATGCTCGAGGAGACCAACTACTCGGAGCTCTCGATCACCGACGCCACCGACGAAGCCGTCATCCTCAGGGACCTGGTCGAGGCGGACCTGACCATCCGGAGCTTCACCACCACCAAGATCTCCCTCGAGGACATTTTCATCCGGGTCTACGGCGACCAGAACACGCCGTCCGCGTCCGGGGCTGCCGGCACCGCACGGTCCCCGGGCAGGGAAGGGGTGTAG
- a CDS encoding ABC transporter permease yields MAQHNLGTVVSFEFIRTVTKGRFWIGTLSVPIIIGVVFGLIFLSNTSTDTAAEAQKSAQFSISYTDASGLITARDAAVFGATAADSPDAGIRAVQSGTVDAYFDYPAHPESTAVRVYGADKGIFENGKYAAVAQALLTHAVEQKVSSPQLSALAAGRVQIETVTYDGTQESGGLGSVIPPLIFLVIFYGLIVLLAGQMLNSTLEEKENRVTEMILTTLKPTTLIAGKVIALFAIGLVQMIVFLSPVLIGRLFFPEELSIAALDLPPLILDPVRMTVGLLILVGGFALFTTTLVAIGAVMPTAKEAGNFMGVMMALIFVPFYAVSLVVSDPQSVIVQIFTFFPFSAPVTALLRNGFGSLSLVEAGIVIVILFVGAAVMLRLAVRLFQYGSISYTSKVNIRTALRAGSRHPAADAAPRPRTTER; encoded by the coding sequence GTGGCGCAGCATAATCTCGGCACGGTCGTGAGCTTCGAGTTCATCCGCACCGTGACCAAAGGCCGGTTCTGGATCGGCACCCTCTCCGTCCCGATCATCATCGGCGTGGTTTTCGGGCTGATCTTCCTCAGCAACACCAGCACGGACACCGCTGCCGAGGCCCAGAAAAGCGCCCAGTTCAGCATCTCCTACACCGACGCCTCCGGACTGATCACCGCCCGGGACGCCGCGGTCTTCGGGGCCACCGCCGCGGACTCCCCCGACGCCGGGATCCGGGCCGTGCAGTCCGGCACCGTGGACGCCTACTTCGACTACCCGGCCCACCCCGAATCGACGGCCGTGCGCGTCTACGGTGCGGACAAGGGGATCTTCGAGAACGGCAAGTACGCCGCCGTCGCGCAGGCCCTGCTGACGCACGCCGTCGAACAGAAGGTCAGCTCACCGCAACTGTCCGCGCTCGCGGCCGGGAGGGTGCAGATCGAGACCGTCACCTATGACGGCACCCAGGAATCCGGGGGCCTGGGCTCGGTGATTCCGCCGCTGATCTTCCTGGTCATCTTCTACGGGCTGATCGTGCTGCTGGCCGGGCAGATGCTCAACTCCACGCTGGAGGAGAAGGAAAACCGCGTCACCGAGATGATCCTGACCACCCTCAAACCGACGACGCTGATCGCGGGCAAGGTGATCGCGCTGTTCGCGATCGGCCTGGTACAGATGATCGTGTTCCTCTCACCCGTCCTGATCGGCCGGCTGTTCTTCCCTGAGGAGCTCAGCATCGCGGCCCTGGACCTGCCCCCGCTGATCCTGGACCCGGTCCGGATGACCGTTGGCCTGCTGATCCTGGTCGGCGGATTCGCCCTGTTCACCACCACCCTCGTGGCGATCGGCGCCGTGATGCCCACCGCCAAGGAGGCCGGCAACTTCATGGGCGTGATGATGGCGCTGATCTTTGTGCCGTTCTACGCCGTGTCCCTGGTGGTCTCCGATCCGCAGTCCGTGATTGTGCAGATCTTCACGTTCTTCCCGTTCTCCGCCCCGGTCACCGCCCTGCTGCGCAACGGCTTCGGCTCGCTGAGCCTGGTCGAGGCAGGAATCGTGATCGTGATCCTCTTCGTGGGCGCCGCGGTGATGCTTCGCCTCGCCGTGCGGCTCTTCCAGTACGGCTCCATTTCCTACACCTCGAAGGTCAACATCCGCACCGCACTGCGTGCCGGGTCGCGGCACCCGGCCGCCGATGCGGCGCCGCGTCCCCGGACGACGGAGCGCTGA
- a CDS encoding cupin domain-containing protein has translation MQKISLDALARQQIAAAVAAPSGRAADTAFGGHEKTLRQTVMAFRAGTRLSEHQNPGEATVFVLRGCVRLRSGKESWQGKAGDLLIVPDGLHSLEAEEDSAILMTVAKIKT, from the coding sequence ATGCAGAAGATATCGCTCGATGCCCTTGCCCGTCAGCAAATCGCGGCTGCGGTGGCGGCACCCAGCGGACGCGCTGCGGATACTGCCTTTGGCGGCCATGAGAAGACCCTCCGCCAGACGGTGATGGCGTTCCGGGCCGGGACGCGGCTGAGCGAACACCAGAATCCCGGCGAAGCCACGGTCTTTGTGCTCCGCGGCTGCGTCCGGCTGCGCTCGGGCAAGGAATCCTGGCAGGGAAAGGCCGGGGACCTGCTGATCGTGCCGGACGGGCTGCACAGCCTGGAGGCGGAAGAGGACTCGGCGATCCTGATGACGGTCGCGAAAATCAAGACCTGA
- a CDS encoding YegP family protein: MAGQFEIFTDAEANVRFRLLGADGTVLAISKAFEDKRSAADGIMAVRECAGTGLIKEARSNAWGGTGKVRAGLPTPAHRRHRHYPAV, encoded by the coding sequence ATGGCAGGACAATTCGAAATCTTCACGGACGCTGAGGCCAACGTCCGTTTCCGGCTCCTCGGGGCCGACGGCACGGTTTTGGCGATTTCCAAGGCTTTTGAGGACAAGCGGTCCGCCGCGGACGGCATCATGGCGGTCCGCGAATGTGCCGGCACCGGCCTGATCAAGGAGGCCCGTTCCAACGCCTGGGGCGGCACCGGAAAGGTCAGGGCAGGGCTGCCGACGCCCGCCCACCGCCGGCATCGGCATTACCCCGCCGTCTAA
- a CDS encoding glycoside hydrolase family 13 protein, translating into MTVEQPTDESLAAPSRDWFRSAVVYQIYPRSFADSNGDGIGDLRGIISKLDYLQRLGVDVLWLSPIYTSPQDDNGYDISDYRNVDPIFGTLEELRELTDGLHARGMKLVMDLVVNHTSDEHPWFVESRSSKDNPKRDWYWWRPPRETSADGSAAGPGAEPNNWGSAFSGPAWEFDQATGEYYLHIFSRKQPDLNWENPEVRAAVYEMMTWWLDRGVDGFRMDVINFISKDTALPDGPIAAGMLYGDGSPFYIGGPRIHEFLQEMHREVFAHRPGPLLTVGEMPGVTVEEAILFTDPERAEVDMVFQFEHVALDQEDGNKWRPKKLKLTDLKRTLGHWQTGLAERGWNSLYWGNHDQARAVSRFGDDGKYRELSAKMLAGILHLHRGTPYVYQGEELGMTNMTFGAISDYRDIEVLNHHREATTHLGHTDADVLAALAPLNRDNARTPVQWDASRHAGFTTGSPWIAVNPNANHINAAAQIDDPDSVYSFYRKVIGLRHTEPVIAHGDFTMLLPKDEHVYAFVRSLPETRLLVLGNFSGQDQEVTLDDADVPLAWGSADLILGNYPAEPPVPRLHLRPWELKVFRAGAARPAR; encoded by the coding sequence ATGACGGTAGAACAGCCGACTGACGAATCCCTTGCGGCCCCGTCCCGCGACTGGTTCCGGAGCGCCGTCGTCTATCAGATCTATCCGCGCAGCTTCGCCGATTCCAATGGAGACGGCATCGGGGACCTGCGGGGCATCATCAGCAAGCTGGACTACCTGCAGCGGCTCGGCGTCGACGTCCTCTGGCTCTCCCCGATCTACACCTCCCCGCAGGATGACAACGGCTACGACATCAGCGACTACCGCAACGTCGACCCGATCTTCGGCACCCTCGAGGAACTGCGGGAACTGACGGACGGGCTGCACGCCCGGGGCATGAAGCTGGTCATGGACCTGGTGGTCAACCACACCTCGGACGAGCATCCCTGGTTCGTCGAATCACGCTCCTCCAAGGACAACCCAAAGCGGGATTGGTACTGGTGGCGGCCGCCGCGCGAGACCTCCGCTGACGGCTCCGCCGCCGGTCCGGGCGCGGAGCCGAACAACTGGGGGTCGGCGTTTTCCGGACCGGCCTGGGAGTTCGACCAGGCCACCGGCGAGTACTACCTCCACATATTCTCCAGGAAGCAGCCGGACCTGAACTGGGAAAACCCGGAGGTCCGGGCCGCGGTGTACGAGATGATGACCTGGTGGCTGGACCGGGGTGTGGACGGCTTCCGGATGGACGTCATCAATTTCATCTCCAAGGACACCGCCCTGCCGGACGGGCCCATCGCCGCCGGCATGCTCTACGGCGACGGCAGCCCGTTCTACATCGGCGGGCCCCGGATCCATGAATTCCTGCAGGAGATGCACCGCGAGGTCTTCGCCCACCGCCCCGGCCCGCTGCTGACCGTCGGCGAAATGCCCGGCGTCACCGTGGAGGAGGCGATCCTGTTCACCGACCCGGAGCGCGCCGAGGTGGACATGGTCTTCCAGTTCGAGCATGTCGCCCTGGACCAGGAGGACGGGAACAAGTGGCGGCCCAAAAAGCTCAAACTCACGGACCTCAAGCGGACCCTGGGGCACTGGCAGACCGGCCTGGCGGAGCGCGGCTGGAACAGCCTCTACTGGGGCAACCATGACCAGGCCCGTGCGGTCTCGCGCTTCGGCGACGACGGTAAATACCGTGAACTCTCCGCCAAGATGCTCGCCGGGATCCTGCACCTGCACCGGGGCACGCCCTACGTCTACCAGGGCGAGGAACTGGGCATGACGAACATGACCTTCGGGGCGATCAGCGATTACCGCGACATCGAGGTCCTCAACCACCACCGCGAGGCCACCACCCATCTGGGCCACACGGACGCCGACGTCCTCGCCGCGCTGGCGCCGCTGAACCGCGACAACGCGCGCACCCCGGTCCAGTGGGACGCGTCGCGGCATGCCGGTTTCACCACCGGCTCGCCCTGGATTGCGGTCAACCCGAACGCCAACCACATCAACGCCGCCGCGCAGATCGACGACCCCGATTCGGTCTACAGCTTCTACCGGAAGGTGATCGGGCTGCGGCACACCGAGCCCGTGATTGCGCACGGGGACTTCACGATGCTGCTGCCGAAAGACGAGCACGTCTACGCCTTCGTCCGGTCACTGCCGGAGACGCGGCTGCTGGTGCTGGGGAACTTCTCCGGCCAGGATCAGGAGGTGACACTCGACGACGCCGATGTTCCGCTGGCGTGGGGCAGCGCGGATCTGATCCTGGGCAACTACCCGGCCGAGCCCCCGGTGCCCCGCCTGCACCTCCGGCCGTGGGAGCTGAAGGTCTTCCGCGCCGGCGCAGCGCGGCCCGCCCGGTAA
- a CDS encoding PucR family transcriptional regulator — translation MVFAAAESQALPTLADVARSAGSEIVSLVEMPADDQQTVAGSVLYDPTAPPARFAGAVALAIGLSLSGKRLRGKIQELHDAGYVAIVYKSNGSSDAALRAAARETGMALFRASDSVPWNQLAEIMDAAVVPHRQSGRTLVDIRPGDLFDLANTVAAQAGGAIAIADPDQMILAYSTLPDQPIDETRRSSILRLHVPHSTQTDKDYRRVHATNGAVDVATEDPLLRRTAVAIRAGGAVLGSLWLLERAEDHNPDAHRILREAANVAALHILHKRTTYVSNLTRQMDLVQPLLFEPERAELAAIRLGISAASIRVAALSVWPAEAVAAETLQSRLRLFDTIRTACAIRLPTAVCGLSDGIVYIVLPQTTESSRQFQRGAVLKIVQNARRLLSRPVLAALGTAAPIDRLAESRVNAELVLSELVRNVAEGRIPAGSDDVVADDESLGSRLQLRQIVSALTTSGQLPGTHALRIAEYDEHQNKSFEETIHAYLSCGGNAIEAAKTLGVHVNTVRYRLARVEPLFGIDLDDPETRLLVGLQLWARHNE, via the coding sequence ATGGTGTTTGCCGCGGCGGAGAGCCAGGCGCTGCCCACCCTCGCGGACGTGGCGCGCTCGGCCGGATCGGAAATTGTCAGCCTCGTCGAAATGCCGGCCGATGACCAGCAGACTGTCGCGGGCTCCGTCCTGTACGACCCGACGGCCCCGCCCGCCAGGTTCGCCGGGGCCGTTGCGCTGGCCATCGGCCTGTCGCTGTCCGGGAAGCGTCTGCGCGGCAAGATCCAGGAGCTCCACGACGCCGGCTACGTGGCAATCGTCTACAAATCCAATGGCAGCTCGGACGCCGCACTCCGGGCGGCCGCCCGGGAAACCGGGATGGCCCTCTTCCGGGCCTCCGACTCGGTGCCGTGGAACCAGCTGGCGGAGATCATGGACGCCGCCGTCGTTCCGCACCGCCAATCGGGCCGCACCCTGGTGGACATCCGTCCCGGGGACCTGTTCGATCTGGCCAACACCGTCGCGGCCCAGGCCGGCGGTGCCATTGCGATCGCCGATCCCGATCAGATGATCCTGGCCTATTCGACCCTGCCCGACCAGCCCATTGACGAGACCCGGCGAAGCTCGATCCTGCGTCTGCACGTGCCGCACTCCACGCAAACCGACAAGGACTACCGGCGCGTCCATGCCACCAACGGTGCTGTCGATGTGGCGACCGAGGACCCGCTGCTCCGCCGCACGGCGGTCGCCATCCGGGCCGGCGGCGCCGTGCTGGGATCGCTCTGGCTCCTGGAACGGGCCGAAGACCACAACCCGGACGCGCACCGGATCCTGCGCGAAGCCGCCAACGTTGCCGCGCTGCACATCCTGCACAAACGCACGACGTACGTCTCGAACCTCACCCGCCAGATGGATCTGGTCCAGCCGCTGCTGTTCGAGCCGGAGCGCGCCGAGCTGGCGGCCATCCGGCTGGGAATTTCGGCAGCTTCCATCCGGGTAGCCGCACTCAGCGTCTGGCCGGCGGAAGCCGTAGCGGCCGAAACGCTGCAGTCACGCCTTCGGCTCTTCGACACCATCCGGACCGCCTGCGCCATCCGGCTGCCCACGGCGGTCTGCGGGCTCTCGGACGGCATCGTGTACATCGTCCTGCCGCAGACAACTGAATCGTCGCGGCAGTTCCAACGCGGCGCGGTCCTCAAGATTGTCCAGAATGCGCGGCGGCTGCTCTCCCGCCCGGTCCTGGCCGCGCTGGGCACAGCGGCCCCGATCGACCGGCTCGCGGAGTCCCGGGTCAACGCGGAACTGGTCCTGTCCGAGCTGGTCCGCAACGTCGCCGAGGGTCGGATCCCTGCCGGCTCCGATGACGTGGTGGCCGACGACGAATCGCTCGGCTCGCGCCTGCAGCTGCGCCAGATCGTCTCGGCGCTGACGACGTCCGGCCAGCTGCCCGGAACCCACGCCCTCCGGATCGCCGAGTACGACGAACACCAGAACAAGTCCTTTGAAGAGACCATCCACGCCTATCTGAGCTGCGGAGGCAACGCGATCGAGGCCGCCAAGACCTTGGGCGTGCACGTCAACACGGTCCGCTACCGCCTGGCCCGGGTGGAACCTCTCTTCGGCATCGACCTGGACGATCCCGAGACGCGCCTGCTTGTCGGGCTGCAGTTATGGGCGAGGCACAACGAGTAG
- a CDS encoding RecQ family ATP-dependent DNA helicase, giving the protein MTEAIAASADAPRPDASRPGVPAASAAQVAPALPIPADDDAGLRRLADATFGLPHLREGQLTGMRALAAGRDVLAVMPTGYGKSAIYQVPALLLHRQQQRPTVVVSPLISLQEDQLDGLRDAAGPGSAVAVNSSHSAAEQERAWQAVECGEAAFLFLAPEQLAKPSTVARIAALNIALFVVDEAHCVSSWGHDFRPDYLRLGEVRERLGNPTTAALTATASPPVREEILARLGMTNPLILVHGFDRPNIVLEVRRHHEDKEKRRAVVEQVTELVAGTRGPGLVYAAKRRDTEKYAAKLARSGLRAAAYHAGRTPAERELVHQQFLDSGLDVVVATTAFGMGIDKPDVRFVLHADIPESLDSYYQQIGRAGRDGLPAAAVLHYRSEDLGLRRYFATHTPDQAALRTVLTALRAAGRPLQPRALAEGTVWPARRITGLLNQLQETGAVTADPDGVRLDPAADPAQVVERAVELAAARERVDKSRIAMIRSYAETRRCRRQFLLGYFGEDLPGPCGNCDNCTDGSALQQERGEHTGTPDGGADAGPNEAFPVNSRVEHALWGPGLVMGHDGDLLTVLFDREGYRTLSRKAVLGHGLLTPA; this is encoded by the coding sequence ATGACCGAGGCCATCGCCGCCAGCGCTGATGCGCCGCGCCCGGATGCATCGCGTCCGGGCGTACCTGCAGCTTCGGCAGCCCAGGTTGCCCCGGCACTCCCCATTCCAGCGGACGACGACGCCGGACTCCGCCGGCTCGCGGACGCCACCTTCGGCCTGCCGCACCTCCGCGAAGGCCAGCTCACGGGGATGCGCGCCCTCGCCGCCGGCCGGGACGTCCTCGCCGTCATGCCCACCGGCTACGGGAAGTCGGCCATCTACCAGGTCCCTGCGCTGCTGCTGCACCGCCAGCAACAGCGGCCCACCGTCGTCGTGTCCCCGCTGATCTCCCTGCAGGAGGACCAGCTGGACGGGCTGCGGGACGCCGCGGGGCCGGGCAGCGCCGTCGCGGTCAACTCCTCGCACAGCGCCGCGGAGCAGGAGCGTGCGTGGCAGGCGGTGGAATGCGGCGAGGCGGCGTTCCTCTTCCTCGCCCCGGAGCAGCTGGCCAAGCCCAGCACCGTGGCACGGATCGCGGCGCTCAACATCGCCCTGTTCGTGGTGGACGAGGCGCACTGCGTCTCCTCCTGGGGCCACGATTTCCGGCCCGACTACCTCCGCCTCGGCGAGGTCCGCGAGCGCCTCGGCAACCCGACCACCGCCGCGCTGACGGCCACGGCCTCTCCCCCGGTGCGCGAGGAGATCCTGGCCCGCCTCGGCATGACCAACCCGCTGATCCTGGTCCACGGCTTCGACCGGCCCAACATCGTCCTCGAGGTGCGCCGCCACCACGAGGACAAGGAGAAGCGCCGGGCCGTCGTCGAGCAGGTCACCGAGCTGGTCGCCGGAACGCGCGGGCCCGGGCTCGTGTACGCCGCCAAACGCAGGGACACCGAAAAGTACGCCGCGAAACTGGCCCGGAGCGGCCTGCGCGCCGCGGCCTATCACGCCGGCCGCACACCCGCCGAGCGCGAACTGGTCCACCAGCAGTTCCTCGACAGCGGCCTGGACGTGGTGGTGGCCACCACCGCTTTCGGCATGGGGATCGATAAGCCCGATGTCCGCTTCGTCCTCCACGCGGACATCCCGGAATCCCTGGACAGCTACTACCAGCAGATCGGCCGGGCCGGACGGGACGGGCTGCCTGCCGCCGCGGTCCTGCATTACCGCTCCGAGGACCTCGGGCTACGGCGCTACTTCGCCACGCACACCCCCGATCAGGCCGCGCTGCGGACGGTCCTGACCGCACTGCGCGCCGCGGGCCGGCCGCTCCAGCCCCGGGCGCTGGCCGAGGGGACCGTGTGGCCCGCCCGGCGGATCACCGGCCTGCTGAACCAGCTGCAGGAGACCGGCGCCGTCACCGCAGACCCCGACGGGGTCCGGCTCGACCCCGCGGCGGATCCCGCCCAGGTGGTGGAACGCGCCGTCGAGCTCGCCGCAGCCCGCGAGCGCGTGGACAAGTCCCGCATCGCCATGATCCGCAGCTACGCCGAAACGCGCCGCTGCCGCCGCCAGTTCCTGCTCGGCTACTTCGGCGAGGACCTGCCCGGCCCCTGCGGGAACTGCGACAACTGCACCGACGGCTCCGCGCTGCAGCAGGAGCGCGGCGAGCACACCGGAACGCCCGACGGCGGTGCTGACGCCGGCCCCAACGAGGCCTTTCCAGTGAACTCCCGCGTGGAGCATGCCCTTTGGGGCCCGGGCCTGGTGATGGGGCACGACGGCGACCTCCTCACCGTGCTGTTCGACCGCGAGGGCTACCGGACGCTGTCCCGCAAAGCCGTCCTCGGCCACGGCCTGCTCACGCCCGCCTGA
- a CDS encoding acylphosphatase yields MAEFPRGDSGEWVRLTARVDGVVQAVGFRYWTVHRAEELGLTGTVRNNTDGSVGIVAEGPQSVVLEFRRWLRSPEAPGKVENVDETVSRATGAFSNFRVVY; encoded by the coding sequence ATGGCTGAGTTTCCGAGGGGCGATTCCGGCGAGTGGGTCCGGCTGACGGCGCGGGTGGACGGTGTGGTGCAGGCCGTTGGCTTCCGCTACTGGACGGTGCACCGGGCCGAGGAGCTGGGACTGACCGGCACCGTCCGGAACAACACCGACGGTTCGGTGGGCATCGTGGCGGAGGGCCCGCAGTCGGTGGTGCTGGAGTTCCGGCGCTGGCTGCGCTCGCCGGAGGCGCCGGGCAAGGTGGAGAACGTGGACGAAACGGTCTCCCGGGCCACGGGGGCGTTCAGCAATTTCCGGGTGGTGTACTGA